The following are encoded together in the Glycine soja cultivar W05 chromosome 5, ASM419377v2, whole genome shotgun sequence genome:
- the LOC114412676 gene encoding glycerol-3-phosphate acyltransferase 9-like isoform X2 has protein sequence MNGIGKLKSSSSELDLHIEDYLPSGSSVQQERHGKLRLCDLLDISPSLSEAARAIVDDTFTRCFKSNPPEPWNWNVYLFPLWCCGVVVRYLILFPIRILVLTLGWIIFLSAFIPVHSLLKGNDDLRKKIERCLVEMMCSFFVASWTGVVKYHGPRPSIRPKQVFVANHTSMIDFIILEQMTAFAVIMQKHPGWVGLLQSTILESVGCIWFNRTEAKDREVVARKLRDHVLGANNNPLLIFPEGTCVNNHYSVMFKKGAFELGCTICPVAIKYNKIFVDAFWNSRKQSFTTHLLQLMTSWAVVCDVWYLEPQNLKPGETPIEFAERVRDIISHRAGLKKVPWDGYLKYSRPSPKHREGKFMSSYQ, from the exons ATGAATGGCATTGGGAAACTCAAATCGTCGAGTTCTGAATTGGACCTTCACATTGAAGATTACCTGCCTTCTGGATCCAGTGTTCAACAAGAACGGCATGGCAAGCTCCGCCT GTGTGATTTGCTAGACATTTCTCCTAGTCTATCTGAGGCAGCACGTGCCATTGTAGAT GATACATTCACAAGGTGCTTCAAGTCAAATCCTCCAGAACCTTGGAACTGGAATGTTTATTTGTTTCCTTTGTGGTGCTGTGGAGTGGTGGTTCGATATTTGATCTTGTTCCCTATTAG GATTCTAGTGTTGACATTAGGATGGATTATATTTCTTTCAGCCTTCATTCCAGTGCACTCCCTCCTGAAAGGAAATGATGATTTGAGGAAAAAGATTGAA AGGTGTTTGGTGGAGATGATGTGCAGTTTCTTTGTTGCATCATGGACTGGGGTTGTCAAGTACCATGGGCCAAGACCTAGTATCCGACCAAAACAG GTTTTTGTGGCCAATCATACTTCCATGATTGATTTCATTATCTTAGAACAGATGACTGCATTTGCTGTTATTATGCAGAAGCATCCTGGATGGGTTG GATTATTGCAGAGCACCATTTTGGAGAGCGTAGGGTGTATCTGGTTCAACCGTACAGAGGCAAAGGATCGAGAAGTTGTGGCAAGGAA ATTGAGGGATCATGTCCTGGGAGCTAACAACAACCCTCTTCTTATATTTCCTGAAGGAACTTGTGTAAATAATCACTACTCTGTCATGTTCAAGAAG GGTGCGTTTGAACTTGGCTGCACAATTTGCCCAGTTGCAATCAAGTACAACAAAATTTTCGTAGATGCTTTTTGGAATAGTCGAAA GCAATCATTCACAACTCATCTCTTGCAATTAATGACATCTTGGGCTGTAGTTTGTGATGTTTGGTACTTGGAGCCACAAAATTTGAAGCCAGGGGAGACACCCATTGAATTTGCAGAGAG GGTTAGAGACATAATCTCACATCGAGCTGGGCTTAAAAAGGTTCCTTGGGATGGATATCTGAAGTATTCTCGCCCTAGTCCAAAGCACAGAGAAGGAAA GTTTATGAGTAGCTACCAATGA
- the LOC114412676 gene encoding glycerol-3-phosphate acyltransferase 9-like isoform X1 → MNGIGKLKSSSSELDLHIEDYLPSGSSVQQERHGKLRLCDLLDISPSLSEAARAIVDDTFTRCFKSNPPEPWNWNVYLFPLWCCGVVVRYLILFPIRILVLTLGWIIFLSAFIPVHSLLKGNDDLRKKIERCLVEMMCSFFVASWTGVVKYHGPRPSIRPKQVFVANHTSMIDFIILEQMTAFAVIMQKHPGWVGLLQSTILESVGCIWFNRTEAKDREVVARKLRDHVLGANNNPLLIFPEGTCVNNHYSVMFKKGAFELGCTICPVAIKYNKIFVDAFWNSRKQSFTTHLLQLMTSWAVVCDVWYLEPQNLKPGETPIEFAERVRDIISHRAGLKKVPWDGYLKYSRPSPKHREGKQQIFAESVLRRFEEK, encoded by the exons ATGAATGGCATTGGGAAACTCAAATCGTCGAGTTCTGAATTGGACCTTCACATTGAAGATTACCTGCCTTCTGGATCCAGTGTTCAACAAGAACGGCATGGCAAGCTCCGCCT GTGTGATTTGCTAGACATTTCTCCTAGTCTATCTGAGGCAGCACGTGCCATTGTAGAT GATACATTCACAAGGTGCTTCAAGTCAAATCCTCCAGAACCTTGGAACTGGAATGTTTATTTGTTTCCTTTGTGGTGCTGTGGAGTGGTGGTTCGATATTTGATCTTGTTCCCTATTAG GATTCTAGTGTTGACATTAGGATGGATTATATTTCTTTCAGCCTTCATTCCAGTGCACTCCCTCCTGAAAGGAAATGATGATTTGAGGAAAAAGATTGAA AGGTGTTTGGTGGAGATGATGTGCAGTTTCTTTGTTGCATCATGGACTGGGGTTGTCAAGTACCATGGGCCAAGACCTAGTATCCGACCAAAACAG GTTTTTGTGGCCAATCATACTTCCATGATTGATTTCATTATCTTAGAACAGATGACTGCATTTGCTGTTATTATGCAGAAGCATCCTGGATGGGTTG GATTATTGCAGAGCACCATTTTGGAGAGCGTAGGGTGTATCTGGTTCAACCGTACAGAGGCAAAGGATCGAGAAGTTGTGGCAAGGAA ATTGAGGGATCATGTCCTGGGAGCTAACAACAACCCTCTTCTTATATTTCCTGAAGGAACTTGTGTAAATAATCACTACTCTGTCATGTTCAAGAAG GGTGCGTTTGAACTTGGCTGCACAATTTGCCCAGTTGCAATCAAGTACAACAAAATTTTCGTAGATGCTTTTTGGAATAGTCGAAA GCAATCATTCACAACTCATCTCTTGCAATTAATGACATCTTGGGCTGTAGTTTGTGATGTTTGGTACTTGGAGCCACAAAATTTGAAGCCAGGGGAGACACCCATTGAATTTGCAGAGAG GGTTAGAGACATAATCTCACATCGAGCTGGGCTTAAAAAGGTTCCTTGGGATGGATATCTGAAGTATTCTCGCCCTAGTCCAAAGCACAGAGAAGGAAA GCAACAAATCTTCGCTGAGTCTGTGCTGCGGCGCTTTGAGGAGAAATAA